CGCCAACAACTGCAACTCGTCGCATTCCCATTTGTCAATCCTCCTGAAATTACACCACTGAGGTCACAGAGGGCACAGAGAAATCAAAAATATCCGTTGATTACTCGAACCACACCATCTTTCAAAACCTGGTTGTTAAAATTGATCAGCAGACCGACCTTGCATTGAGCTAGCTTGAGATAGGAAATCACTTGGGCTTGATGAATCGGCAATAGACGGTCAACTGATTTGATCTCGACAACCACTTTGCCTTCAACCAACAGGTCAAGGCGATAACCACATTCAAGGCTCACCCGCTTGTAGACGAGTGGGAGTGGCTTTTGCTGTTCCAACTTTAACCCACGTTCGCCTAGTTCAAAAGCGAGACATGTCTCGTACGCAGATTCGAGTAGCCCTGGACCAAGCGCTCGATGCACATCAATCGCCGCACCGATGATCGTACGCGTTAAGAGATTGATCTCTTCTTTTTCTCCCATCTCTGTGGTCTCCGTGTTCTCTGTGGTGAAAAACTACGCGCTTAGAATCGCGAGCGCGCCGCTAGTCGTCGGCAAGCCGCGCCAGGCAAACGCCAACCCAGTTTTCGCCTTGTGTAACTGACGCCCGCCCGCGTCGCCGCGCAATTGCAACACGACTTCGAGCGCGCGCGCCAATCCCGTCGCATCGAGCAGCGAACCTTCACCGAGCGCGCCGCCGGATGGGTTCACCGGAAATTCGCCGCCGCGCTCGGTACCGCCGGACGCCGTCCACCAACCGGCGCGACCTGGCTCGGCGAGATTCAACGCTTCGAGGTGCTGCAATTCCTTGTGCGCGAACGTGTCGTCCACTTCGGCGAAATCAATTTCGGTGCGCGGATGGCGAATGCCCGCGACGCGGTACGCCATTTTGGCGGCATTGCGCGCGTAGCGCGTGTCCATCCAATCGCGCGAGTCGAGCGCGGGCGTATCGTTCGCCCAGCCGATGCCGCGAATGCAAATCGGTTTACCCTTGAGTCGCTTAGACGTGTCAGCGTCGGCAAGCACGAACACAATCGCGCCGTCCGCGTGCGGCGCGGTCATCAAGCGCGTCACCGGCGACGCGAGCAATTCAGATTCGAGCGCGGCTTGGCGACCAATTGCCGCGCCATGCACCGCCGACGGATTCGCGAGCGCGTTGTTCTTGTTTTTCGCGACGACCGCCGCACACTGTTCCAGCGTGAATCGTCCCGCGCTCATCAGCATTTGCATTTCGAGTCCCGCCAGCGCGAGCGGATTCAACGCGAGCGGTCGTTCGAACGTCGGGTCTTCCGCGAACGCGGTGATGTGCGGAAGCGTGAGAATGTTCGACGCTTTGCTATGCGCCTCAACGACGACGACATCCATCAAGCCGGACGCGATGTTCATGTACGCCGCCGCCAATGCGTGCAAACCGTCGCCGGTAATCGTGTGCATCGGACGCAACACTGCGCCGAGTTGATCCGGCGTGTATTCATCGAAAATGCTCGTACCCTCGTGATAATCCTCCGCCGCGGTGACGAATCCTTGGACATCGTTACGCGGATCAATCCCCGCATCTGCGTAGGCGCGCGTCGCCGCGTCGAACGTCATCTCCTTGTATGACACCTCCGGCGAAATCGCGCGAAAACCGCTCCACCCGACTCCCACAATGTTAACGGCGCGATTCATGTGCCTCCTTTACCACGTGCTCTAAAAAACAAAACGTCCGAACGCATTCGCTTCAAAAAGCAAATACCTTCGGACCGGTCAAGACCTGCTCTCATTGCGATTCCCTCCTTGGACGCGCGAATGTGGTCTCGTGATTGCATCACGGCAACACGAACAGTATAGCGCGAGAAAAAGAATCTGACAAGTCGCCCAGCGACACAGCGGAACTATTGACGCTTGACGCGCTTTTCGCTAGAATGTTGCCGCGTCAAGTAGCGGCAACGACTCGTCGAGCGCGCTTCGCCACGCGCACGCGACCAAAGGAATTCGATGGCTCACCCGATCAAACGCACGACCCGCATTCCGAGCGTGAACACGCGCGTCACTTCGAGCAAGTCACACCGGCGCCCGCACCCCGCGCGCGCGCTTTTCGACCACACCTTCGACACCTGCCTCGTGCTTAACAACCGCGGACGTTGCGTGGACGCTAATCGCGCGGCGTGCGCGCTCCTGGGTTATTCCCGCGCCGAACTAGTGTGCTTGTCCATGCTCGAGCTCACCCCCAGCGCGCACGCCGAAACGGCGCGCGCGTTGTTGCATGCCTTGACGATGCGGCGCGCGACGCGCGGCGATTATCAATTGGTGACCAAAGCGCGACGCGTGATTGATGTCGAATATCGCGCGGTCGCCAACACGGTGCCCGGCAAACACCTCGTCATTCTACGCGAGCACAGCGATTGCCCAGACGCCCAAGCCCAAGTCCGCGCCGCGTTGCGCGAAAAGCAAGTCTTGCTCCGCGAAATTCATCACCGTGTCAAGAACAATCTGAACGTCGTCGCGGGATTGCTCGAACTGCAAGCCAACATGGCAGCGGACACGCAAGCGCAAGACGCCTTCATCGAAAGTCAAAAACGCATTCACGCGATGGCGTTGCTGCACGAAACGTTGTATCAATCACCGAATTTAGAACGCATCCAAATCGCCGATTACATCCATGATCTGATCAGCTATTTGCAGACCGCGCATACGCCCGACGGCGACGTGGATGTGCTCGTGCAGGTGGACCCGGTGATCCTCAATCTCGACACGGCGACGTTGTGCGGCTTGATCATCAACGAATGGATGACGAACGCGTTCAAGTATGCGTTTACCGACACCGCGCCGCCGCCCCGCGAAAATTGGCGAATCGCTGTGACGTTAAAGCATCACACGGATTCGATCACCCTGCACGTACGCGATAACGGCGTCGGCTTGCCGCCGGGTTTCAATTGGCAACATCCCCACACACTGGGCTTGCAACTCGTCGGCTTGTTCGCGCAACAACTGGGCGGCGAACTCCGCCTTCTCGCCGAACCGGGCACCGCTTGGGCAATTACGTTTCCAGCGCCACCCGAATACCCGCGCGATGGGTTCGGTTTGACCGAGAGGAATTAGTATGACAAACGCGCGCATTTTGATTGTCGAGGACGAGGTCATCGCCGCGAAGAGTTTGGAACTGCGCTTGACCCGCCTCGGCTACACGGTCGTCGGCAGTGTCGGGTTCGGCGAACACGCGGTCAGCATCGCGCAAACCGAACGCACCGACCTGGTGTTGATGGACATTAACCTCCGCGGCGCGATGGATGGCATTCAAGCCGCAGACCAAATTCGCGCACAGCTCGACATCCCGGTCATTTTTACCACGGCGCACGACGACGACGAGACGCTCCATCGCGCCAAGATCACCGACCCCTTTGGGTATCTCGTCAAGCCGTTTCAAACACGCGAGATTTACACGGCGATTGAAATGGCGCTCTACAAACACGCCACCGACCGCAAACTACGCGAGAGCGAACAGCGTTATCGCATCATTTCCGAACTCGTCTCCGATTTTGCATACTCGGGTCGCGTCCATCCCGACCGTACGATGACCATCGAATGGATTACCGAGGCGTTTCAAAAAACATTTGGCTACTCGACCGCCCAACTCAACACGCTGGACGCGATCCTGCCCGCCGTTTACCTCGACGACCAGCCGCTGATGCAAGCGCGCGACCGCGACGTTTTCGCAGGCACCGCGCGCGTGGACGAATATCGCGTGGCTACCCCAGACGGCGCGGTCCGTTGGGTGCGTCACTATGTCCGACCAATCTGGAGTGACGCCGAACAGCGCGTCGTTCATCTTTACGGCGGCGCACAAGATGTGACCGAACGGAAAAACGTCGAACAAGCCCTCGCGAACG
This is a stretch of genomic DNA from Chloroflexota bacterium. It encodes these proteins:
- a CDS encoding GxxExxY protein, yielding MGEKEEINLLTRTIIGAAIDVHRALGPGLLESAYETCLAFELGERGLKLEQQKPLPLVYKRVSLECGYRLDLLVEGKVVVEIKSVDRLLPIHQAQVISYLKLAQCKVGLLINFNNQVLKDGVVRVINGYF
- a CDS encoding PAS domain S-box protein, translated to MAHPIKRTTRIPSVNTRVTSSKSHRRPHPARALFDHTFDTCLVLNNRGRCVDANRAACALLGYSRAELVCLSMLELTPSAHAETARALLHALTMRRATRGDYQLVTKARRVIDVEYRAVANTVPGKHLVILREHSDCPDAQAQVRAALREKQVLLREIHHRVKNNLNVVAGLLELQANMAADTQAQDAFIESQKRIHAMALLHETLYQSPNLERIQIADYIHDLISYLQTAHTPDGDVDVLVQVDPVILNLDTATLCGLIINEWMTNAFKYAFTDTAPPPRENWRIAVTLKHHTDSITLHVRDNGVGLPPGFNWQHPHTLGLQLVGLFAQQLGGELRLLAEPGTAWAITFPAPPEYPRDGFGLTERN
- a CDS encoding acetyl-CoA acetyltransferase, with product MNRAVNIVGVGWSGFRAISPEVSYKEMTFDAATRAYADAGIDPRNDVQGFVTAAEDYHEGTSIFDEYTPDQLGAVLRPMHTITGDGLHALAAAYMNIASGLMDVVVVEAHSKASNILTLPHITAFAEDPTFERPLALNPLALAGLEMQMLMSAGRFTLEQCAAVVAKNKNNALANPSAVHGAAIGRQAALESELLASPVTRLMTAPHADGAIVFVLADADTSKRLKGKPICIRGIGWANDTPALDSRDWMDTRYARNAAKMAYRVAGIRHPRTEIDFAEVDDTFAHKELQHLEALNLAEPGRAGWWTASGGTERGGEFPVNPSGGALGEGSLLDATGLARALEVVLQLRGDAGGRQLHKAKTGLAFAWRGLPTTSGALAILSA